In Kocuria turfanensis, a single genomic region encodes these proteins:
- a CDS encoding MFS transporter translates to MTASAPVPWPVPQRSTRRVLLACWLAILAEGYDVGVLGAVLPALAEYRAWDLTPLELGGLGSYALIGMLIGAMVIGTLSDRVGRRRMLLASVAIFTTMQLGAALAPSPELFGLFRLLGGLGMGGIIPVAAALTIEYSAPGRRSFNYGLMYSGYSLGILAAALVALLLLPTLGWRWVVGAGFVPVLLLPVLARLVPESLEYLVGKGREEDAARVAARLGVEPFVPGDWAPAEAPRSAGWRQSLAAMFSRDWLRPTVFFWISLFCGMVLVYGLNTWLPSIMRSAGYALGPALMFLVVFSLASAAGGIALGRAADAYGKKLILMTFYLLGGAGILLLMFPNHIVVNYVFVALAGIGSISTSLVLTGWVADYYPSYARATATGWALSFARIGAISGPLIGGWIGAMALPFQWNFVVFAAVALVAAGAVALIPRSPGAGRPGAPADDVLGASVR, encoded by the coding sequence ATGACCGCATCCGCCCCTGTCCCCTGGCCCGTGCCGCAGCGCAGCACCCGCCGCGTGCTGCTCGCCTGCTGGCTGGCCATCCTGGCGGAGGGCTACGACGTCGGCGTGCTCGGCGCCGTGCTGCCAGCCCTGGCGGAGTACCGCGCCTGGGACCTCACCCCGCTGGAGCTCGGCGGCCTGGGCTCGTATGCCTTGATCGGCATGCTCATCGGGGCGATGGTCATCGGGACGCTGTCCGACCGGGTGGGACGCCGGAGGATGCTGCTGGCCTCGGTCGCGATCTTCACCACGATGCAGCTGGGCGCCGCCCTCGCCCCGAGCCCGGAGCTGTTCGGGCTCTTCCGGCTGCTCGGCGGGCTGGGCATGGGCGGGATCATCCCGGTGGCGGCGGCCCTGACCATCGAGTACTCCGCCCCGGGCCGGCGCTCCTTCAACTACGGGCTGATGTACTCGGGCTACTCCCTGGGCATCCTGGCCGCGGCGCTGGTGGCGCTGCTGCTGCTGCCCACGCTGGGCTGGCGGTGGGTCGTGGGCGCCGGGTTCGTGCCGGTGCTCCTGCTGCCGGTGCTGGCCCGGCTCGTGCCCGAGTCCCTCGAGTACCTGGTGGGCAAGGGCCGGGAGGAGGACGCCGCCCGGGTGGCCGCCCGGCTGGGCGTCGAGCCGTTCGTGCCCGGTGACTGGGCCCCGGCCGAGGCGCCGCGGTCCGCGGGGTGGCGGCAGTCCCTCGCGGCGATGTTCTCGCGCGACTGGCTGCGGCCCACCGTCTTCTTCTGGATCTCGCTGTTCTGCGGCATGGTCCTGGTCTACGGGCTCAACACCTGGCTGCCCTCGATCATGCGCTCGGCCGGCTACGCCCTGGGCCCGGCCCTGATGTTCCTGGTGGTCTTCAGCCTCGCCTCGGCCGCCGGCGGCATCGCCCTGGGCCGGGCGGCCGACGCCTACGGCAAGAAGCTGATCCTGATGACCTTCTACCTGCTGGGCGGGGCGGGGATCCTGCTGCTGATGTTCCCCAACCACATCGTGGTCAACTACGTCTTCGTCGCCCTGGCCGGGATCGGCTCCATCTCCACCTCGCTGGTGCTCACCGGCTGGGTGGCCGACTACTACCCCTCCTACGCCCGGGCCACGGCCACCGGCTGGGCGCTGTCCTTCGCCCGGATCGGGGCGATCTCCGGCCCGCTCATCGGCGGCTGGATCGGCGCCATGGCGCTGCCCTTCCAGTGGAACTTCGTCGTCTTCGCCGCCGTGGCCCTGGTGGCCGCCGGGGCCGTGGCGCTGATCCCGCGCTCTCCGGGCGCGGGGCGTCCGGGCGCGCCGGCCGACGACGTGCTCGGGGCCTCCGTCCGGTGA
- a CDS encoding sulfite exporter TauE/SafE family protein — MTGLELALAALVVFLASCLQGTIGFGLGMLAAPVISLLDPSLLPGSIVLLAAGLTVFGVLRDRTAVDFRGTGWALLGMVPGTVAGALLVSALPPQALALAVAGTVLLAVLLSVCGWQPRPRPAAVAAAGAASGLMGTATAIGGPPMALVWQGFSPARVRGTMSAFFLVGALVSLTALTAVGSIDREVLLFAATLLPAVLLGFVTSSVVNGRLNKALVRRVGLAASTAGAVLVLVQAL; from the coding sequence GTGACCGGGCTGGAGCTCGCGCTCGCCGCCCTCGTGGTGTTCCTGGCGTCCTGCCTCCAGGGCACGATCGGCTTCGGCCTCGGCATGCTCGCCGCCCCGGTGATCAGCCTGCTGGACCCCAGCCTGCTGCCCGGGTCCATCGTGCTGCTCGCGGCGGGGCTCACCGTCTTCGGCGTGCTGCGGGACCGCACCGCCGTGGACTTCCGGGGCACCGGATGGGCACTGCTCGGGATGGTGCCGGGCACGGTGGCGGGCGCCCTGCTGGTGTCGGCCCTGCCCCCGCAGGCCCTGGCCCTCGCGGTGGCGGGCACGGTCCTGCTGGCCGTGCTGCTCAGCGTCTGCGGCTGGCAGCCCCGGCCGCGCCCGGCCGCGGTCGCCGCCGCGGGGGCCGCCTCCGGGCTCATGGGCACGGCCACCGCCATCGGCGGCCCGCCCATGGCGCTGGTCTGGCAGGGCTTCTCCCCGGCCCGGGTCCGCGGCACCATGAGCGCCTTCTTCCTGGTCGGTGCCCTGGTGTCCCTCACGGCGCTGACCGCGGTGGGCTCCATCGACCGGGAGGTCCTCCTGTTCGCCGCCACGCTGCTCCCGGCCGTGCTGCTCGGCTTCGTCACCTCGAGCGTGGTGAACGGGCGCCTGAACAAGGCCCTCGTGCGCCGGGTGGGGCTGGCGGCCTCCACGGCCGGTGCGGTGCTCGTCCTGGTGCAGGCCCTCTGA
- a CDS encoding PTS ascorbate transporter subunit IIC, producing MNWLVSIPEFLVSEILAVPAFLIGIITAVGLVALRKSTGQVIGGAIKATLGFLLIGAGATLVVASLEPLGAMILGATGAQGVIPTNEAIAGIAQAQYGAQVAWLMILGFAVSLVLARFTPLRYVFLTGHHVLFMATMLTIILATAGYDGWVTVSLGALLLGILMVSLPALVHPWTRRITGDDSVAMGHFGTAGYIAAGAVGQVVGKKSRSTEDAKLPEGLRFLRDSMVATALSMAMMYVVLAVLFLVRAGSEEAFTAFEGGATGVGNYIMMSITQGLQFGVAVAVILFGVRTILGELVPAFQGIAAKVVPGAIPALDAPIVFPYAQNAVLLGFISSFVGGLIGLFVLSVWLNPAIGIALILPGLVPHFFTGGAAGVYGNATGGRRGALAGGFANGLLITFLPAFLLSVLGTFGSENTTFGDADFGWFGIAVGSAAKIGSVGGIVVILLIGLAVLGLAVLVQRRVVDAGWDPSPGRAWPGASGERETAAVAASGPTLAHPKIAPPKGAPAPPPPPS from the coding sequence ATGAACTGGCTCGTCAGCATCCCCGAATTCCTGGTCAGCGAGATCCTGGCCGTCCCCGCCTTCCTCATCGGCATCATCACCGCGGTCGGCCTGGTGGCCCTGCGCAAGAGCACCGGGCAGGTCATCGGCGGCGCCATCAAGGCGACCCTCGGCTTCCTGCTCATCGGCGCCGGCGCCACCCTCGTCGTCGCCTCCCTGGAGCCCCTGGGCGCCATGATCCTGGGCGCCACCGGTGCCCAGGGCGTCATCCCCACCAACGAGGCCATCGCCGGCATCGCCCAGGCCCAGTACGGGGCGCAGGTGGCGTGGCTGATGATCCTCGGCTTCGCCGTCAGCCTCGTGCTCGCCCGGTTCACCCCGCTGCGCTACGTCTTCCTGACCGGGCACCACGTCCTGTTCATGGCCACGATGCTGACCATCATCCTGGCCACCGCCGGCTACGACGGCTGGGTGACCGTGTCCCTGGGAGCCCTGCTCCTGGGCATCCTCATGGTGTCCCTGCCGGCCCTGGTCCACCCGTGGACCCGCCGGATCACCGGCGACGACAGCGTGGCCATGGGGCACTTCGGCACCGCCGGGTACATCGCCGCCGGGGCGGTGGGACAGGTGGTGGGCAAGAAGAGCCGGTCCACCGAGGACGCGAAGCTGCCGGAGGGACTGCGCTTCCTCCGCGACTCCATGGTGGCCACCGCGCTGTCCATGGCCATGATGTACGTGGTCCTCGCCGTGCTCTTCCTGGTCCGGGCGGGGTCCGAGGAGGCGTTCACCGCGTTCGAGGGTGGCGCCACCGGCGTGGGCAACTACATCATGATGTCGATCACCCAGGGGCTGCAGTTCGGCGTGGCGGTGGCCGTGATCCTCTTCGGCGTGCGCACCATCCTGGGCGAGCTGGTCCCGGCGTTCCAGGGCATCGCAGCCAAGGTCGTCCCCGGGGCGATCCCGGCCCTGGACGCGCCGATCGTCTTCCCCTACGCGCAGAACGCCGTGCTCCTGGGCTTCATCTCCAGCTTCGTGGGAGGCCTCATCGGGCTGTTCGTGCTCTCGGTGTGGCTCAACCCGGCCATCGGCATCGCCCTGATCCTCCCGGGCCTCGTCCCGCACTTCTTCACCGGCGGCGCCGCCGGCGTCTACGGCAACGCGACCGGCGGACGCCGCGGGGCGCTCGCCGGCGGCTTCGCCAACGGCCTGCTCATCACGTTCCTGCCCGCGTTCCTGCTCTCCGTCCTGGGCACCTTCGGCTCCGAGAACACCACCTTCGGCGACGCCGACTTCGGCTGGTTCGGGATCGCGGTCGGTTCCGCGGCCAAGATCGGGTCCGTCGGGGGCATCGTGGTGATCCTGCTGATCGGCCTCGCGGTGCTGGGGCTGGCCGTCCTGGTGCAGCGCCGGGTGGTCGACGCCGGGTGGGACCCGTCTCCGGGCCGGGCCTGGCCGGGCGCGAGCGGCGAGCGGGAGACCGCGGCGGTGGCCGCCTCCGGTCCCACCCTCGCGCACCCCAAGATCGCCCCGCCGAAGGGCGCCCCCGCGCCTCCGCCGCCGCCGAGCTGA
- a CDS encoding Lrp/AsnC family transcriptional regulator: MEHVTRDTRRSPQDLRPAPELDELDRRLLALLRENARMTNQALSEALGVAPSTCLARMKNLQRTGVIRRFTVEVEPRAIGRSIEALISVRLRPGARHLMSAFGEGLRSVPEVSQFFFLAGTDDFLIHVTARDTDHIRQFVLEHLSSNQAVAATQTSLVFEHVQGSVEP, from the coding sequence ATGGAGCATGTGACCCGCGACACGCGGCGTTCACCGCAGGATCTGCGTCCGGCCCCCGAGCTGGACGAGCTGGACCGGCGGCTGCTGGCGCTGCTGCGGGAGAACGCCCGGATGACCAACCAGGCGCTCAGCGAGGCGCTCGGGGTCGCCCCGTCCACCTGTCTGGCCCGGATGAAGAACCTGCAGCGCACCGGGGTGATCCGCCGGTTCACCGTGGAGGTGGAGCCGCGGGCGATCGGTCGGAGCATCGAGGCGCTGATCAGCGTGCGCCTGCGCCCCGGCGCCCGGCACCTCATGTCGGCGTTCGGGGAGGGGCTCAGGTCGGTGCCGGAGGTCTCCCAGTTCTTCTTCCTGGCCGGCACGGACGACTTCCTCATCCACGTCACCGCCCGGGACACCGACCACATCCGCCAGTTCGTCCTGGAGCACCTGTCCTCCAACCAGGCGGTGGCCGCCACCCAGACCAGCCTGGTGTTCGAGCACGTCCAGGGGTCCGTGGAGCCCTGA
- the ald gene encoding alanine dehydrogenase — protein MIVSVPREVKNNEHRVAITASGVHELVAHGHRVLVETGAGTGSGIPDADYTAAGAELVADADELWARADLVLKVKEPVASEYHRFRQGLVLFTYLHLAAEPELTAALLESGVTAIAYETVQTADRRLPLLAPMSEVAGRLSVQAGAAALTAPAGGKGVLLGGVPGVRPAKVTVIGAGVAGTNAAAMAVGLGAEVTVLDVNVDRLRELDDRYAGRLRTLASNRLEIERSVTEADLVIGSVLIPGAKAPKLVTNAMVAAMKPGSVLVDIAVDQGGCFEDSRPTTHQDPVFRVHDTIFYCVANMPGAVPNTSTYALTNVTLRYAVALADQGVTAALATDPALAAGLNTMAGHVTHRSVSEAHGLEFTDRADLVPAA, from the coding sequence ATGATCGTCTCCGTCCCCCGCGAAGTGAAGAACAACGAGCACCGCGTGGCGATCACCGCCTCCGGGGTCCACGAACTGGTCGCCCACGGCCACCGCGTCCTCGTGGAGACCGGCGCCGGCACCGGCTCGGGGATCCCCGACGCGGACTACACCGCGGCCGGGGCCGAGCTCGTGGCCGACGCCGACGAGCTGTGGGCCCGCGCCGACCTGGTGCTGAAGGTCAAGGAGCCCGTGGCCTCCGAGTACCACCGGTTCCGGCAGGGCCTGGTGCTGTTCACCTACCTGCACCTGGCCGCCGAGCCCGAGCTCACCGCGGCGCTGCTGGAGTCCGGGGTCACCGCCATCGCCTACGAGACCGTCCAGACCGCCGACCGGCGGCTGCCCCTGCTGGCCCCGATGAGCGAGGTCGCCGGACGGCTGTCCGTGCAGGCCGGGGCCGCCGCCCTGACCGCTCCGGCCGGGGGCAAGGGCGTGCTGCTGGGCGGGGTGCCCGGCGTGCGCCCGGCCAAGGTCACCGTGATCGGCGCCGGAGTGGCCGGCACCAACGCCGCGGCGATGGCCGTGGGCCTGGGCGCGGAGGTCACCGTCCTGGACGTGAACGTGGACCGCCTGCGCGAGCTCGACGACCGGTACGCCGGGCGGCTGCGCACGCTCGCCTCCAACAGGCTCGAGATCGAGCGGTCGGTGACCGAGGCGGACCTCGTCATCGGCTCCGTGCTGATCCCCGGCGCCAAGGCCCCGAAGCTGGTCACCAACGCCATGGTCGCGGCCATGAAGCCGGGCAGCGTGCTGGTGGACATCGCCGTGGACCAGGGCGGGTGCTTCGAGGACAGCCGGCCGACCACCCACCAGGACCCGGTCTTCCGGGTGCACGACACCATCTTCTACTGCGTGGCGAACATGCCCGGCGCGGTGCCGAACACCTCGACCTACGCGCTGACCAACGTCACGCTGCGCTACGCCGTGGCCCTGGCCGACCAGGGCGTCACCGCGGCGCTGGCCACCGATCCGGCCCTGGCCGCCGGGCTGAACACCATGGCCGGCCACGTCACCCACCGCTCGGTGAGCGAGGCGCACGGCCTGGAGTTCACCGACCGCGCGGACCTCGTGCCCGCGGCCTGA
- a CDS encoding alanine racemase — protein MDRIPETVDTPDVLIDRDVLGRNIERMAAAVRAKGMALRPHAKTHKVPQIAALQLAAGAVGLTVATIGEAEVFAAHGAQDLFLAYPLWVGPRQAERLRRLSATARISAGVDSSEAAAAMGERLGDAAGDVAVLVEIDSGHHRSGVHPDAAADVARAAVRAGLRVEGVFTFPGHSYAPGMPAEAAAQEQQALERASQELRDAGIEVLRRSGGSTPSALLTDSSAATEVRPGVYVFGDAQQLELGRCAWEDVALTVASTVVSRHEGGPGVPRRIVLDAGSKVLGTDRPAWATGHGRLLDHPEARITALSEHHATVVWPEDRPLPVLGARLRVVPNHVCITMNLVDDVAVVRDGMLLERWTVAARGRNS, from the coding sequence ATGGACCGCATCCCCGAAACCGTCGACACCCCGGACGTCCTGATCGACCGGGACGTGCTCGGCCGCAACATCGAGCGGATGGCCGCGGCCGTGCGCGCAAAAGGGATGGCCCTGCGTCCGCACGCCAAGACGCACAAGGTCCCGCAGATCGCGGCGCTGCAGCTGGCCGCGGGCGCGGTGGGCCTGACGGTGGCCACGATCGGGGAGGCCGAGGTCTTCGCCGCGCACGGGGCGCAGGACCTGTTCCTCGCCTATCCCCTGTGGGTGGGGCCGCGGCAGGCGGAACGCCTGCGCCGGCTGAGCGCCACGGCGCGGATCAGCGCCGGCGTGGACTCCTCGGAGGCCGCCGCGGCCATGGGCGAGCGGCTCGGGGACGCGGCCGGGGACGTCGCCGTGCTCGTGGAGATCGACAGCGGCCACCACCGCAGCGGGGTCCACCCGGACGCCGCTGCGGACGTGGCCCGAGCCGCGGTGCGGGCCGGGCTGCGCGTGGAGGGAGTGTTCACCTTCCCGGGCCACAGCTACGCCCCGGGCATGCCGGCCGAGGCCGCCGCCCAGGAGCAGCAGGCCCTGGAGCGGGCCTCCCAGGAGTTGCGGGACGCCGGGATCGAGGTGCTGCGCCGCAGCGGCGGCTCCACGCCCTCGGCGCTGCTGACCGACAGCTCCGCCGCGACCGAGGTGCGCCCGGGCGTCTACGTCTTCGGCGACGCCCAGCAGCTGGAGCTGGGCCGGTGCGCGTGGGAGGACGTGGCCCTCACCGTGGCCTCCACCGTGGTCAGCCGGCACGAGGGCGGCCCCGGGGTGCCGCGGCGGATCGTGCTCGACGCCGGCAGCAAGGTCCTCGGCACCGATCGTCCCGCCTGGGCCACCGGCCACGGGCGGCTGCTCGACCACCCGGAGGCGCGGATCACCGCGCTGTCCGAGCACCACGCCACGGTCGTGTGGCCGGAGGACCGCCCGCTGCCCGTCCTCGGGGCCCGGCTGCGAGTGGTCCCCAACCACGTGTGCATCACGATGAACCTCGTCGACGACGTGGCCGTGGTGCGGGACGGGATGCTGCTGGAGCGCTGGACCGTGGCCGCGCGCGGCCGCAACTCCTGA
- a CDS encoding alpha/beta hydrolase has product MALDRASAIFLQELADSIPPGSPPMWEMTPAQARATGADRRARYGPGPDMHRVEEHVLDGHDGGAFRVRVLVPDATPAAVLVHLHGGGWVLGDIDGYDTLGRLLAARSGAAVVLVEYRKAPEYPFPTPVEDSWTALQWAAEQREAIAGGPVPLFVAGDSAGGNLAAVLTHRARDRRGPELAGQVLVYPVTDADLTRPSYREPENQAFLPADSMRWFWEHYVPEEGARGHPEASPLRAGSLGGLPPALVITAEHDVLRDEGEAYARRLAAEGVSVVHHRWPGQMHAFFSLVNILPASAEAIDLVADHLRERTAP; this is encoded by the coding sequence ATGGCACTCGACCGCGCCAGCGCGATCTTCCTGCAGGAGCTGGCCGACTCCATCCCGCCGGGCTCCCCGCCGATGTGGGAGATGACCCCGGCCCAGGCCCGCGCCACCGGTGCCGACCGGCGAGCGCGCTACGGACCCGGCCCGGACATGCACCGGGTCGAGGAGCACGTTCTGGACGGCCACGACGGCGGCGCCTTCCGCGTGCGCGTCCTCGTTCCTGACGCGACCCCGGCCGCGGTGCTGGTCCACCTGCACGGCGGTGGCTGGGTCCTCGGGGACATCGACGGGTACGACACGCTGGGGCGGCTGCTCGCCGCACGGTCCGGTGCGGCCGTCGTGCTGGTGGAGTACCGCAAGGCCCCGGAGTACCCGTTCCCCACCCCGGTGGAGGACAGCTGGACGGCCCTGCAGTGGGCCGCGGAGCAGCGGGAAGCGATCGCCGGCGGCCCGGTGCCGTTGTTCGTGGCCGGGGACAGCGCCGGCGGCAACCTGGCGGCGGTGCTCACCCACCGGGCCCGCGACCGCCGCGGCCCCGAGCTGGCCGGGCAGGTCCTCGTGTACCCCGTCACCGACGCGGACCTGACCCGGCCCTCCTACCGGGAGCCGGAGAACCAGGCCTTCCTCCCCGCCGACTCCATGCGCTGGTTCTGGGAGCACTACGTCCCCGAGGAGGGCGCTCGCGGACACCCTGAGGCCTCACCGCTGCGCGCCGGGTCCCTGGGCGGCCTGCCGCCGGCCCTGGTCATCACCGCGGAGCACGACGTGCTCCGCGACGAGGGCGAGGCCTACGCCCGGAGGCTCGCCGCGGAGGGCGTGAGCGTGGTGCACCACCGCTGGCCCGGCCAGATGCACGCCTTCTTCTCCCTGGTCAACATCCTCCCGGCCAGCGCGGAGGCCATCGACCTCGTCGCGGACCATCTGCGGGAGCGGACCGCGCCGTAG
- a CDS encoding PTS sugar transporter subunit IIA — translation MSNIGHLLELESICLDESVDDWRAAIRCAGGLLERQGAISGEYTRAMIASVEENGPYIVVAPGFAFAHARPSEAVHRTAMSWVRLAHPVEFGHASNDPVTLVVALSAKDQKEHLQAMRKLATLLASPTTRTALDRAETPEEVLALLTEDAPASGSGAAPAATGSASSSAAAVAAPAAPAEPAPAVTEAATEPAAGAATESRNKILTVCGNGLGTSLFLKNTLEQVLDRWGWSPYLTVEATDTISARGKAKEADVILTSGEIARALGDVGVPVKVIQNFTSTTELDAAMRDLYDV, via the coding sequence ATGTCGAACATCGGTCATCTGCTGGAGCTCGAATCCATCTGCCTGGACGAATCGGTGGACGACTGGCGTGCCGCCATCCGGTGCGCCGGCGGGCTCCTCGAGCGCCAGGGGGCGATCAGCGGCGAGTACACCCGGGCCATGATCGCCAGCGTCGAGGAGAACGGCCCGTACATCGTCGTCGCCCCCGGGTTCGCCTTCGCCCACGCCCGGCCCTCGGAGGCCGTGCACCGCACGGCGATGTCCTGGGTCCGGCTGGCCCACCCGGTCGAGTTCGGGCACGCGTCCAACGACCCCGTGACCCTGGTCGTCGCCCTCTCGGCGAAGGACCAGAAGGAGCACCTGCAGGCCATGCGGAAGCTGGCCACCCTCCTCGCCTCGCCGACGACGCGGACGGCCCTGGACCGGGCAGAGACGCCCGAGGAGGTGCTCGCGCTGCTCACGGAGGACGCCCCGGCGTCGGGTTCCGGAGCGGCGCCCGCGGCGACCGGATCGGCGTCCTCGTCGGCGGCGGCGGTGGCGGCTCCGGCCGCACCGGCCGAGCCGGCGCCCGCGGTGACGGAGGCGGCCACCGAGCCGGCGGCCGGGGCGGCCACGGAGAGCCGCAACAAGATCCTCACCGTCTGCGGCAACGGGCTCGGCACGAGCCTGTTCCTGAAGAACACCCTGGAGCAGGTGCTCGACCGCTGGGGCTGGAGCCCCTACCTCACGGTCGAGGCCACCGACACGATCTCCGCCCGCGGCAAGGCCAAGGAGGCCGACGTCATCCTCACCTCCGGGGAGATCGCCCGCGCCCTGGGGGACGTGGGCGTGCCCGTGAAGGTGATCCAGAACTTCACCAGCACCACCGAGCTCGACGCCGCCATGCGCGACCTCTACGACGTCTGA